The region TGTTCCTGATGTTGTCGAACCATTATCCCCAAGCCTTCGCGACCGAGTTCAGCTGGGTGATCGCCAGCCTGATCTTCCTGATGGGTGTGACCATCCGGCACTATTTCAACACGATGCATGCGGGCAAGGGCAGCCCGATCTGGACCTGGGGCGCCACGGTGATGCTCTTCATCATCATCATGTGGCTGTCGGCCTTTTCCACATTGTTCGAGACGGATGTCGAGGAAAGCACGCAGCTCACGCCGTCGCAGCAGCGTTTCGCCGAGGCGCCGGCCTTCCACGAGGTGCGCAACATCGTGCAGGGACGCTGCGCCATGTGCCACGCGTCGGTTACCGCCTATGAGGGCATCATCAAGGCGCCCAAGGGCGTCAAGCTCGAGACCGACCGCCAGATCGCGGCCTATGCCCGCGACATTTACCTCCAGGCCGGCCACACCCGCGCGATGCCGCCGGCGAATGTCTCGTTCATGGAAGACGACGAGCGGCGGCTGATCGTCGAGTGGTACCGCTCGGTCGCGGGCAAGCGGTTCGCCGCGTTCCGGGATTAGCCATTTGTCCGGGGAATGCGCGACGCGGAACTCGGAATCCTAGCCGGGTGCGCCGCTCCAGCGTTCGAGCAGGTCATGCTCGATCCCGAACAGATCGAGCGCCCGGCCCACCGTGTGGTCGATCATGTCCGCGATGGTCTCGGGCCGGGGGTAGAAGGCGGGCATCGGCGGCATGATCACGGCGCCGATCTCCGAGGCCTGCGTCAGGGCACGCAGATGGCCCGTGTGGAGCGGGCTCTCGCGCACCATCAGCACGAGCCGGCGGCGTTCCTTGAGCGTCACATCCGCCGCGCGGGTCAGCAATGTCTGGGTCGCGCCGGACGCGATCTCGGCGGCCGACTTCACGGCACAGGGTGCGACGATCATGCCCAGGGTGATCATCGAGCCCGACGCGATGGCCGCACCGATGTCGTTGGGCGCGTAG is a window of Alphaproteobacteria bacterium DNA encoding:
- a CDS encoding UbiX family flavin prenyltransferase is translated as MTQDPYFPPGEPRRLIVGISGATGIVYGIRLLEALRDTDVESHLVVSRPGLMTLGYETDLSRDDLYALADKVYAPNDIGAAIASGSMITLGMIVAPCAVKSAAEIASGATQTLLTRAADVTLKERRRLVLMVRESPLHTGHLRALTQASEIGAVIMPPMPAFYPRPETIADMIDHTVGRALDLFGIEHDLLERWSGAPG